A stretch of Acidobacteriota bacterium DNA encodes these proteins:
- a CDS encoding ABC transporter ATP-binding protein: protein MIVYREFAKSFGGVQAVKDLNFRVEPGEVVALLGPNGSGKTTSIKAAAGLIRPSHGTVLIGEPGRPSTEADARLACSFLPQRVTFPESLTGHEVAEFYCRLRGRGPERIQEVMALTGLNGSSARAVGTYSGGMTQRLGLAVAMAAQAPILLLDEPTAALDPDGTCAFYALVESRRADKQTVLFSSHQMGDVERLADRFAVLVAGRLAASFTARELTTLLADRGVMKVTVDALPAGALERVRRLSPKSVVAADQIIVPGAASVRLAVLDALREHRVTIRGWSAEEGRLDAFYRELVGGLR from the coding sequence ATGATTGTCTATCGGGAGTTTGCGAAGTCCTTTGGCGGCGTCCAGGCCGTGAAGGATCTGAACTTCCGGGTTGAACCGGGAGAAGTGGTCGCGCTCCTGGGGCCCAACGGATCCGGCAAGACGACGTCGATCAAAGCGGCCGCAGGATTAATCAGACCCTCCCACGGCACCGTGCTGATTGGTGAACCGGGGCGGCCATCAACCGAGGCAGACGCACGGCTGGCGTGTTCGTTCCTGCCGCAGCGAGTGACGTTTCCCGAGTCGCTCACCGGCCATGAAGTGGCCGAGTTCTATTGCCGCCTCCGTGGCCGCGGGCCGGAACGCATCCAGGAAGTGATGGCGCTGACCGGCTTGAACGGATCGAGCGCGCGGGCGGTGGGGACGTACTCGGGCGGCATGACCCAGCGGCTCGGATTGGCGGTGGCGATGGCCGCGCAGGCGCCAATCTTGTTGCTGGATGAACCAACAGCCGCGCTCGACCCCGACGGCACCTGTGCCTTCTACGCGCTGGTGGAGTCGCGACGGGCTGACAAGCAGACAGTACTGTTCAGTTCGCACCAGATGGGTGACGTCGAGCGCCTGGCCGATCGTTTCGCGGTGCTGGTCGCAGGCCGCCTCGCGGCCTCGTTCACGGCACGCGAACTGACCACCTTGTTGGCGGATCGCGGCGTGATGAAGGTCACCGTTGACGCGTTGCCGGCTGGCGCGCTCGAGCGCGTTAGGCGCTTGTCGCCCAAGTCAGTGGTGGCCGCCGATCAGATCATCGTGCCGGGCGCGGCATCGGTGCGGCTGGCCGTGCTTGATGCCCTGCGTGAGCACCGGGTGACCATCCGCGGGTGGTCGGCCGAAGAAGGCCGCCTTGATGCGTTCTACCGCGAATTGGTGGGGGGCCTGCGATGA
- a CDS encoding nitrous oxide reductase accessory protein NosL, translating to MRVTSRVWCALALVMAAACGAGAPEPAVLDVGREACTFCRMTVSQIDFASQVVVPGELPKFFDDLGCLGNYLTSTKDAPAAAMIYVTDRRTKTWVRADEAVFTRVPALSTPMGSHLVAHATQASRDADPDVAAGVPVTLADVVPAAWRAQGAK from the coding sequence ATGAGGGTCACGAGTCGAGTATGGTGCGCACTGGCATTGGTGATGGCCGCGGCGTGTGGCGCAGGCGCGCCGGAACCGGCGGTGCTCGATGTGGGACGGGAAGCGTGCACCTTCTGCCGGATGACCGTCTCGCAAATCGACTTCGCCTCGCAGGTGGTGGTGCCTGGCGAACTGCCGAAGTTTTTTGATGACCTGGGATGTCTGGGAAATTACCTGACCTCGACGAAGGACGCGCCGGCTGCAGCGATGATCTACGTGACCGACCGCCGCACGAAAACCTGGGTGCGCGCCGATGAGGCCGTGTTCACGCGCGTGCCGGCGCTCTCGACACCCATGGGATCACACCTGGTGGCGCATGCCACGCAGGCGTCGCGAGACGCGGACCCCGACGTGGCTGCGGGTGTGCCGGTGACGCTTGCTGATGTGGTGCCTGCCGCATGGCGGGCGCAGGGAGCGAAGTGA
- a CDS encoding ABC transporter permease subunit, whose amino-acid sequence MTTIAVPRLTLVRLCAMQELRLSVRSRWTQVFALVFAVLSLAVAASGYVLSGGSGLQDFSRTAASLVELVLLLVPLTALIFGVMALTPDAGAAELLYSQPVPRPMILLGKLAGLCLALIASQAVGFGAAGLLLFWRAGADGVMGFLGVVAGSFVLTAVFLAIAAALTAGATSTRRAHHLAVALVIWFVAIVLFDVAALGVASLLRSGTASRLLMVAVIVNPVDAVRTGTLLSVEGTTAFGAASLAFLRMTGGALGAGLYLAVSVVAWVLLPVAVAVFRVRRADI is encoded by the coding sequence ATGACCACTATCGCCGTTCCCCGGTTGACCCTCGTGCGGTTGTGCGCGATGCAGGAGTTGCGGCTGTCGGTGCGATCGCGATGGACGCAGGTGTTCGCGCTGGTGTTCGCGGTGTTGTCGCTCGCGGTGGCGGCCTCCGGGTATGTGTTGAGTGGTGGAAGCGGCCTCCAGGACTTCTCGAGGACGGCTGCGTCGCTTGTGGAACTGGTGCTGCTGCTGGTTCCGCTCACGGCGCTTATCTTCGGCGTGATGGCGCTCACTCCCGATGCGGGTGCTGCCGAGCTGTTGTACTCGCAGCCGGTGCCGAGGCCGATGATCCTGCTCGGCAAGCTCGCCGGCCTGTGCCTGGCACTGATTGCTTCACAGGCGGTGGGTTTCGGCGCCGCTGGACTGCTGCTGTTCTGGCGCGCCGGTGCGGACGGCGTCATGGGCTTTTTAGGCGTGGTGGCCGGGTCGTTTGTGCTGACCGCCGTTTTCCTCGCGATCGCCGCCGCACTGACGGCCGGCGCCACCAGCACCCGCCGCGCGCACCATCTGGCCGTGGCTCTGGTCATCTGGTTCGTGGCCATCGTGCTCTTTGATGTGGCGGCGCTCGGCGTTGCCTCGCTCCTGCGTTCCGGCACCGCTTCACGCCTGCTCATGGTCGCGGTCATCGTCAATCCGGTGGATGCGGTGAGAACAGGGACGCTGCTCTCCGTGGAAGGCACGACGGCTTTCGGGGCGGCCTCGCTCGCCTTCCTGCGCATGACCGGAGGCGCCCTTGGCGCGGGTCTCTACCTGGCAGTCTCGGTTGTGGCGTGGGTGCTGCTGCCGGTGGCCGTGGCGGTCTTTCGCGTTCGCCGCGCCGATATTTGA
- a CDS encoding bifunctional transaldolase/phosoglucose isomerase: protein MPHPVYEARQLGQSLWFDNIHRAMFESGELARLIERDGIVGVTSNPSIFEKAIAGSTAYDAAIQAFLAQSPTDAQAVYEHLAIDDIRAAADLLQPVHASTNGRDGYVSLEVSPYLARSTEDTVAEARRLHATVARTNVLIKVPATPQGIAAIQQLIAIGIPVNVTLIFSIKVYAAVAEAYCSGLEQFIRSGGDPRQVSSVASFFVSRIDTAVDARIAAALETSADPDRRAQLQRLVSQTAIANARMAYVHYQELVASDRWQRLAAKGALPQRLLWASTGTKDARLSRTYYVDELIGPDTVNTVPADTLQAFIADGHVRASLVEEPDIARSNLAALERAGISLDAVTDILLEQGLAAFSSSFDRLLGAIERKRQDVLRPALATQQIAAGELATAFERTLDEWREAGKVRQLWRRDAALWTGGDEAQWLGWLDAIEVGRQNLATFANLRRDAADFAHVVILGMGGSSLGPWVLRQMFGRVPGYPELRVIDSVDPAQILGVDEGLDLSRTLFVVASKSGGTAEPVALHAYFDGRLRDAGIASPGQHFVAITDPGTSLAKLAADQGFRHVVTGRPDVGGRFSALTVFGLVPASLMGLDAGVLLDRAEVMVRACAPAVPPDANAGVALGVFLGTAAAHGRDKLTFALAPSVQALGAWLEQLVAESTGKSGLGIVPVDGEPLGLPEAYGPDRVFVHLRTESESDSSQEESLARLERAGHPVVRIVLNESMDIGQEFFRWEVATAVASAVLGVNAFNQPDVEAAKVATRGFMKAYEQGLAPAPPAPTFEHDGLRFYADGVNADTLAPATSPEALVAAHLARLVPGDYFAVNAFLAMSDDHDRELQAVRHLVRDHARVATTLGYGPRFLHSTGQLHKGGPDTGVFLVIVSDDERDLAVPGTSYSFGDMKRAQALGDYQVLVERGRRVVRVEIGKDTLAGLRRLRKVCEAALSGQPA, encoded by the coding sequence ATGCCCCATCCCGTGTACGAGGCCCGGCAGCTGGGCCAGAGCCTCTGGTTCGACAACATTCATCGCGCCATGTTCGAGTCGGGCGAACTCGCCCGCCTGATTGAGCGCGACGGCATTGTCGGCGTGACCTCGAACCCTTCGATCTTCGAGAAGGCGATCGCCGGCAGCACGGCGTACGACGCGGCGATCCAGGCGTTCCTCGCGCAATCGCCTACGGATGCGCAGGCGGTGTACGAACATCTGGCCATTGATGACATTCGTGCGGCCGCGGATCTGCTGCAACCGGTGCACGCCAGCACAAACGGCCGCGACGGGTACGTCAGCCTCGAAGTGTCGCCTTACCTCGCCCGATCCACCGAAGACACGGTGGCCGAGGCGCGTCGTCTGCATGCGACCGTCGCGCGCACGAACGTCCTCATCAAAGTACCGGCCACGCCTCAAGGCATCGCCGCCATCCAGCAACTGATCGCGATCGGCATTCCGGTGAATGTCACGCTGATTTTTTCAATCAAGGTTTATGCGGCTGTGGCCGAGGCGTACTGCTCGGGCCTGGAACAGTTCATTCGGTCGGGAGGAGACCCGCGACAGGTCTCGAGCGTCGCCAGTTTCTTCGTGAGCAGAATCGACACGGCGGTTGATGCGCGTATCGCCGCGGCACTGGAGACCTCCGCCGACCCCGATCGCCGGGCCCAACTGCAGCGTCTGGTGAGCCAGACCGCCATCGCCAACGCCCGCATGGCGTACGTGCACTACCAGGAACTGGTGGCGTCCGATCGATGGCAGCGGCTCGCCGCGAAGGGCGCACTGCCGCAGCGCCTGCTCTGGGCATCGACGGGCACCAAGGACGCCCGGTTGTCGCGGACGTACTACGTTGACGAGCTGATCGGGCCCGACACGGTGAACACCGTTCCCGCCGACACGCTGCAGGCGTTCATTGCTGACGGACACGTCCGTGCCAGCCTGGTGGAAGAACCCGACATCGCGCGCAGCAACCTGGCGGCCCTCGAACGTGCCGGCATTTCGCTGGACGCGGTGACGGATATCCTGCTCGAACAAGGGCTGGCCGCGTTCTCGTCGTCGTTCGACCGGCTCCTTGGGGCCATTGAGCGCAAGCGGCAGGACGTGCTGCGGCCCGCGCTGGCGACGCAGCAGATTGCTGCCGGTGAACTGGCCACGGCATTCGAGCGCACCCTGGATGAGTGGAGAGAGGCCGGCAAAGTGCGTCAACTGTGGCGGCGCGACGCGGCCCTGTGGACCGGCGGCGACGAAGCGCAGTGGCTGGGATGGCTCGACGCCATCGAGGTCGGCCGCCAGAACCTTGCAACATTCGCCAATCTCCGGCGCGACGCCGCAGACTTTGCCCACGTGGTCATCCTCGGTATGGGCGGCTCCAGTCTTGGCCCCTGGGTGCTGCGACAGATGTTCGGACGGGTGCCCGGGTATCCGGAACTACGCGTGATTGACTCAGTCGATCCCGCGCAGATTCTGGGCGTAGACGAAGGGCTGGACCTGTCTCGCACACTCTTCGTCGTCGCTTCAAAGTCTGGCGGCACCGCAGAGCCGGTGGCCCTTCATGCGTACTTTGACGGGCGGCTCCGCGACGCCGGCATCGCATCGCCTGGGCAGCACTTCGTGGCGATTACCGATCCCGGAACATCGCTGGCAAAGCTGGCTGCAGATCAGGGCTTCCGCCATGTGGTGACGGGGCGGCCCGATGTGGGCGGCCGGTTTTCAGCCTTGACGGTGTTCGGACTCGTGCCCGCGTCACTCATGGGTCTCGACGCCGGGGTGCTGCTCGACCGAGCCGAGGTGATGGTGCGCGCGTGCGCGCCGGCCGTTCCGCCAGACGCGAATGCCGGCGTGGCATTGGGCGTCTTCCTCGGCACGGCGGCGGCGCACGGACGGGACAAACTCACATTCGCGCTCGCGCCATCGGTGCAGGCCCTCGGCGCCTGGCTAGAGCAGTTGGTGGCTGAATCGACAGGCAAGAGCGGCCTTGGCATCGTGCCCGTTGACGGTGAACCGCTCGGGCTTCCCGAGGCGTACGGGCCCGATCGTGTGTTTGTTCATCTGAGGACGGAATCAGAGTCAGACTCGTCGCAGGAAGAGTCGCTGGCACGGCTCGAGCGCGCCGGACATCCCGTCGTACGGATCGTGCTGAACGAATCGATGGACATCGGTCAGGAGTTCTTTCGGTGGGAAGTCGCCACCGCTGTCGCCAGTGCAGTCCTCGGCGTGAATGCATTTAATCAACCGGATGTTGAAGCGGCCAAAGTCGCCACCCGGGGCTTCATGAAGGCGTATGAGCAGGGGCTGGCACCAGCGCCACCTGCGCCCACTTTTGAGCACGACGGTCTTCGGTTCTACGCCGACGGCGTCAACGCGGACACTCTGGCGCCAGCGACGTCGCCAGAGGCGCTCGTCGCCGCGCACCTCGCGCGCCTCGTTCCCGGTGACTACTTCGCCGTGAACGCGTTTCTTGCAATGTCGGACGATCACGATCGTGAACTTCAGGCCGTGCGTCACCTGGTACGCGACCACGCGCGGGTGGCAACGACTTTGGGATACGGCCCACGATTTCTCCACTCCACCGGGCAACTCCACAAGGGTGGTCCGGATACCGGCGTCTTTCTTGTGATCGTGTCAGACGATGAGCGGGATCTGGCGGTGCCGGGTACGAGTTATTCGTTTGGCGACATGAAGCGAGCGCAGGCACTGGGCGACTATCAGGTGCTGGTCGAGCGCGGCCGGCGCGTGGTGCGTGTGGAAATCGGGAAAGACACGCTCGCGGGTCTGCGCCGGCTGCGAAAGGTGTGTGAAGCTGCGCTCAGCGGCCAGCCTGCGTGA
- a CDS encoding BACON domain-containing protein translates to MRLPAQSIFGVTLLLALAACENGSPNGPTPPTPCTYTLSSTSLTFLPAGGTATIGVTAPAHCTWTAASDRDWLTVTSGANGTGNGQVVVAASANPTTVVRTGSLTIGGQVVTVREDGLAPCSVTLAPAGATYGPNGGTGSLTVSSPSHCAWTAVSNAPWLVVTAGAQGLGNGLVSYAVDRNREPETRTAAIAVNERTFVVTQTGEAVQCDYSVTPVTFTPCMSASGDLTAMVSTQQTCSWTAAPNASWISVIDGESGNGPGLITFRVTDNWEAPRQAVVMVRWPTETAGQNLQVQQAGCYYGVSTSAIAVDVAGGPAKFDVVQQSDPQICGGPLQNACVWTAISNVPWITVTTPMPQKGDNPVSFVVLPNDGVAPRTGTITVRNQVVWITQAGR, encoded by the coding sequence ATGCGACTCCCGGCACAGTCGATCTTCGGCGTCACTCTCCTGCTGGCACTAGCGGCCTGCGAAAACGGCTCTCCCAACGGGCCCACCCCGCCGACCCCCTGTACCTACACCCTGTCGTCAACCTCGTTGACGTTCCTGCCGGCGGGCGGCACGGCAACCATTGGTGTCACCGCTCCCGCTCACTGCACCTGGACCGCAGCCTCCGACCGGGACTGGCTCACGGTCACAAGCGGCGCCAATGGCACAGGCAACGGCCAGGTCGTCGTTGCCGCATCGGCCAACCCGACGACCGTGGTGCGGACCGGCTCACTCACGATCGGCGGACAGGTCGTGACGGTGCGCGAGGACGGCCTGGCGCCGTGCTCGGTGACGCTGGCGCCCGCCGGCGCGACATACGGCCCGAACGGCGGCACAGGAAGCCTGACGGTCAGCTCGCCCTCGCACTGCGCGTGGACCGCCGTGAGCAACGCGCCGTGGCTCGTCGTCACGGCAGGAGCCCAAGGCTTGGGCAACGGCCTGGTGTCCTACGCGGTGGATCGAAACCGGGAACCCGAGACCCGCACCGCGGCGATCGCGGTGAACGAGCGGACATTTGTCGTGACGCAGACCGGCGAAGCGGTGCAGTGCGACTACTCGGTGACGCCGGTCACGTTCACGCCCTGCATGTCGGCGTCGGGCGACCTCACGGCCATGGTGAGCACACAGCAGACCTGCTCCTGGACCGCAGCGCCCAACGCGTCGTGGATCAGCGTCATCGACGGCGAGTCGGGCAACGGGCCAGGTCTCATCACCTTCCGGGTGACCGACAACTGGGAAGCCCCAAGGCAAGCGGTGGTGATGGTCCGCTGGCCGACTGAAACTGCGGGCCAGAACCTGCAAGTGCAGCAGGCCGGCTGTTACTACGGCGTGAGCACCTCCGCGATCGCCGTGGACGTCGCCGGAGGCCCCGCGAAGTTTGACGTGGTGCAGCAAAGCGATCCCCAGATCTGCGGAGGCCCATTGCAGAACGCGTGCGTGTGGACGGCGATTTCGAACGTGCCCTGGATCACGGTCACAACGCCGATGCCCCAGAAGGGCGATAACCCAGTCAGCTTTGTCGTGTTGCCCAACGACGGCGTCGCGCCGCGGACCGGCACGATCACTGTGCGCAATCAGGTGGTGTGGATCACGCAGGCTGGCCGCTGA
- a CDS encoding Crp/Fnr family transcriptional regulator has protein sequence MEHPSTEVLSQIALFRRVIPEDRERLANVSHLRQYERGDLVFDEGDPSDFFFIVVTGRVKVFKRAPNGHDRILEIFGPGGLLGAVAAYEARPYPACAAAMEPTTCLLTPRPAFFALLEERPSLVRGLLGSLSIRLMELTARLAELTGGRVESRFARLFLKLGSQMGRPDRGGVFVPMTLSRQELADLTGTTIETCIRIMSRWSKDNVMLTDKDGFVILDSAALEALAEQGY, from the coding sequence ATGGAACATCCGTCCACTGAGGTGCTCTCGCAGATTGCGCTGTTCCGCCGTGTCATCCCTGAGGATCGGGAGCGGCTGGCCAACGTGTCGCACCTGCGCCAGTACGAACGCGGCGACCTCGTGTTCGACGAGGGCGACCCGTCAGACTTCTTCTTCATCGTCGTCACCGGCCGGGTCAAAGTGTTCAAGCGCGCGCCTAATGGGCACGATCGGATTCTTGAAATCTTCGGGCCCGGTGGTCTGCTGGGAGCGGTGGCGGCCTACGAAGCGCGGCCCTACCCCGCGTGCGCCGCGGCGATGGAACCCACCACGTGCCTCCTGACCCCGAGGCCGGCGTTTTTTGCCCTACTGGAAGAGCGGCCGTCGCTGGTCCGCGGCCTGCTGGGCAGCCTGTCGATTCGCCTCATGGAACTGACCGCTCGCCTGGCTGAGCTCACCGGCGGTCGAGTTGAGTCGCGGTTCGCGCGACTGTTCCTGAAGCTCGGCAGCCAGATGGGCAGGCCGGACCGAGGAGGCGTGTTCGTGCCGATGACCCTGTCACGGCAGGAACTGGCAGACCTCACCGGCACCACCATTGAAACCTGCATTCGCATCATGAGCCGGTGGAGCAAAGACAACGTGATGCTGACGGACAAGGATGGGTTCGTGATTCTCGACAGTGCCGCGCTCGAGGCCCTGGCCGAACAGGGCTACTGA
- a CDS encoding hemerythrin domain-containing protein, which translates to MTEPAASHPAGASTRDEWPDLGVLVRHIVDLHHHYVRTEVPAITTGLNRLVNAHGHAHPELHQVRQVFAQLGADLLAHMEKEEHILFPYIDELAAAQRRTGPFPPSPFGTVANPVRMMEDEHQDALVLLENLRTLTNNFAAPFDWPRSDAVTLATLARFGADLVEHIRLEDTILFPRALDLEERLT; encoded by the coding sequence ATGACCGAGCCAGCGGCTTCCCATCCCGCCGGGGCCAGCACACGCGACGAGTGGCCCGACCTCGGGGTTCTTGTCCGCCACATCGTTGACCTGCACCACCACTACGTGCGCACGGAGGTGCCGGCAATCACCACCGGGCTGAACCGCCTGGTCAACGCTCACGGCCACGCCCACCCTGAGCTGCACCAGGTCCGGCAGGTGTTTGCGCAATTGGGCGCAGATCTCCTGGCGCACATGGAGAAGGAAGAGCACATCCTCTTCCCCTACATCGATGAACTGGCGGCGGCCCAGCGCCGGACGGGGCCATTTCCGCCCAGCCCCTTCGGGACTGTCGCCAATCCCGTGCGGATGATGGAAGACGAACACCAGGATGCACTGGTGCTGCTCGAGAACCTGCGGACGCTCACGAACAACTTTGCCGCACCGTTCGACTGGCCCAGGAGTGATGCCGTCACGCTCGCGACCCTGGCGCGCTTCGGCGCGGATCTGGTCGAACACATTCGGCTGGAGGACACGATCCTGTTCCCGCGGGCACTCGATCTGGAGGAGCGATTGACGTAG
- a CDS encoding ester cyclase yields the protein MNRDDINAFFLERQHAWTARDPEGLAAGHALTGTIDSPMFGSRQGRPAIAESYKLLFTTFPDWDFDGEPLVIDGDRVAQPFTASATHVGTFMGLPGSNRRFKIQGVRLFTMADGLVQHERRMYDFTGLLIQVGVLRGKPAKD from the coding sequence ATGAATCGCGATGACATCAACGCGTTTTTCCTCGAACGGCAGCATGCGTGGACGGCCCGGGATCCCGAGGGACTGGCCGCGGGCCACGCCCTGACCGGTACTATCGACAGTCCGATGTTCGGCAGCCGTCAGGGACGGCCGGCCATCGCCGAGAGCTACAAGCTCTTGTTCACCACATTTCCCGACTGGGACTTCGACGGCGAGCCGTTGGTGATTGATGGCGACCGCGTCGCCCAGCCCTTTACCGCGAGCGCCACACACGTGGGCACATTCATGGGGTTGCCCGGATCGAACCGGCGGTTCAAGATTCAGGGTGTGCGCCTCTTCACCATGGCCGATGGCCTGGTGCAACACGAGCGCCGGATGTATGACTTCACGGGGCTGCTGATCCAGGTCGGCGTGCTGCGGGGGAAGCCGGCGAAAGACTGA
- a CDS encoding TolC family protein, with protein sequence MKHVLGVQAMAMAVLLMAAEVSGQVVAGDGQAPVELTLDRMVELGLRDSFRVRHLQLEVERTRSLLTAERAGLKSRVSLNIAAPQFQAISDNKWNSVLQRNELVREDTRRFQMDLSVRQPVILFGYPTNGVLSLNNRVYRYTQVNDDGRDTTFYNRYFVAYDQPLFQPNRMKNDLEEAELNLEKAELRYKSDVIAAIDDLATDYFDLVSDAFRRDRANEFARDLTLAMAAVREVVANAPARAGDLDLLQVELANAREAENQSASNLRTREQTIKQRLQLPANAPVTVRSALDVVPVKVDVTEAIRLASTLTPRMRQLTIATRENEIRLAETKGNNAFRMNLEATYGREVQDPRFQNLWSEPSNSYTVEVNATVPIWDWGERKHRIQAQQYSLDRANLSEEQTLSEIETEVRNLVASLDDFGRRSRTMLDTLKLAHELTETTVSRYRSGDVGLSDLMQALSRESTTASNLLNAFQGYQRTLRRLKEVTFFDFEAGMPLVERFNIAPGR encoded by the coding sequence ATGAAACATGTGCTGGGCGTTCAGGCGATGGCGATGGCGGTGCTGCTCATGGCCGCCGAGGTCTCAGGTCAGGTGGTCGCAGGGGACGGACAGGCGCCGGTGGAACTGACGCTCGACCGGATGGTGGAGCTCGGGTTGCGCGACAGCTTTCGCGTCCGTCACCTGCAATTGGAGGTCGAGCGTACGCGCAGCCTGCTGACCGCCGAGCGGGCCGGCCTGAAATCCCGGGTCTCGCTCAATATCGCCGCGCCGCAGTTTCAGGCGATCTCCGACAACAAATGGAACTCTGTGCTGCAGCGCAACGAACTGGTGCGCGAAGACACGCGCAGGTTCCAGATGGACCTGTCCGTGCGTCAGCCCGTGATCCTGTTCGGCTATCCCACCAACGGCGTGTTGTCGCTGAACAACCGTGTCTACCGCTACACGCAGGTGAACGACGACGGACGCGACACCACGTTTTACAACCGGTACTTCGTCGCCTACGATCAGCCGCTCTTCCAGCCCAACCGGATGAAGAACGACCTCGAAGAGGCCGAACTGAACCTGGAAAAAGCGGAACTGCGCTACAAGAGCGATGTGATCGCGGCGATTGATGACCTGGCGACCGACTACTTCGATCTGGTCAGCGACGCCTTCCGGCGCGACCGCGCCAACGAGTTCGCACGTGACCTGACGTTGGCCATGGCCGCCGTGCGCGAAGTGGTGGCCAACGCGCCCGCGCGCGCGGGGGATTTGGATCTGCTGCAGGTGGAACTGGCCAATGCTCGCGAAGCGGAGAACCAGTCGGCGTCCAACCTGCGCACGCGCGAGCAGACCATCAAGCAGCGGCTGCAGTTGCCGGCCAACGCGCCGGTCACGGTCCGTTCAGCCCTGGATGTGGTACCCGTGAAAGTGGATGTGACCGAGGCCATTCGCCTGGCGTCCACGCTGACGCCTCGCATGCGCCAGCTCACGATCGCGACGCGCGAAAACGAAATCCGGCTGGCCGAGACCAAAGGCAACAATGCGTTCCGGATGAATCTGGAGGCCACGTACGGCCGCGAGGTGCAGGACCCGCGCTTTCAAAACCTCTGGTCAGAGCCGAGCAACAGCTACACGGTGGAAGTGAACGCCACCGTGCCCATCTGGGACTGGGGTGAGCGCAAACATCGCATTCAGGCGCAGCAGTACTCGCTCGATCGGGCTAACCTGTCGGAAGAGCAGACGCTGTCTGAGATCGAGACCGAGGTGCGCAACCTGGTGGCCAGTCTCGACGACTTCGGCCGGCGCTCCAGGACCATGCTCGACACATTGAAGCTGGCGCACGAACTGACCGAGACGACCGTGTCGCGTTACCGTTCCGGTGACGTCGGTCTCTCGGACCTGATGCAGGCGCTGTCGCGCGAGTCCACCACCGCCAGCAACCTGCTGAACGCCTTCCAGGGATACCAGCGGACATTGCGCCGTCTCAAGGAAGTGACCTTCTTCGATTTCGAAGCCGGCATGCCCCTGGTCGAACGCTTCAACATCGCGCCCGGGAGGTAA